One segment of Chionomys nivalis chromosome 1, mChiNiv1.1, whole genome shotgun sequence DNA contains the following:
- the LOC130886803 gene encoding olfactory receptor 6B1 produces the protein MDLENQTQVTHFILVGFPGSLSMRAAVFLMFLVAYILTVTENVIIILLVQQNRPLHKPMYFFLANLSFLETWYISVTVPKLLFSFWSLSNSISFTHCMIQLYFFIALMCTECVLLAAMAYDRYVAICRPLHYPTIMSHGLCFRLALGSWVIGFGISLAKIYFISRLSFCGPNVINHFFCDISPVLNLSCTDMSVAELVDFVLALIIFLFPLSITALSYGCILATVLRMPTGKQKALSTCASHFVVVTIFYSATIFMYARPRAIHAFNMNKVISIFYAIVTPALNPFIYCLRNREVKEALKKLISCQAIRSD, from the coding sequence ATGGATTTGGAGAACCAGACACAGGTCACCCATTTCATTCTGGTGGGGTTTCCTGGGAGCTTGAGCATGCGAGCAGCAGTGTTCCTGATGTTTCTTGTGGCCTATATTCTGACTGTGACCGAAAATGTGATCATCATCCTACTGGTGCAGCAGAACCGGCCACTGCACAAGCCTATGTACTTCTTCCTGGCCAACTTGTCTTTTCTGGAGACCTGGTACATCTCTGTGACTGTGCCCAAGCTTCTGTTCAGCTTCTGGTCCTTGAGTAACAGCATCTCCTTCACCCACTGTATGATACAGCTTTACTTCTTCATTGCGCTTATGTGTACGGAATGTGTTCTCCTGGCTGCCATGGCCTATGACCGTTATGTGGCCATCTGCCGCCCGTTGCACTACCCTACCATCATGAGCCATGGGCTCTGTTTCCGCCTGGCTCTTGGTTCCTGGGTCATTGGCTTTGGCATCTCTTTGGCAAAGATCTACTTCATCTCTCGTCTGAGTTTCTGTGGTCCCAATGTCATCaaccacttcttctgtgacatCTCTCCAGTACTTAATCTCTCCTGCACAGACATGTCTGTTGCAGAATTGGTGGACTTTGTTTTGGCTCTGatcatcttcctcttccccttgtCAATCACTGCTCTGTCGTATGGATGCATCCTGGCCACTGTTTTACGCATGCCAACAGGAAAGCAAAAAGCCCTTTCTACCTGCGCTTCCCACTTCGTGGTGGTCACCATCTTCTACTCAGCCACTATTTTCATGTATGCCCGACCCCGAGCTATTCACGCCTTCAACATGAACAAAGTCATTTCCATCTTCTATGCCATTGTCACCCCAGCCCTCAATCCTTTCATTTACTGCCTAAGGAATCGGGAGGTCAAAGAAGCTTTGAAGAAATTGATCAGTTGCCAGGCTATTAGATCTGACTAG